CTACTATTGCCAAGCCCCAAGCTACTAATACTGTTATAAATTGAGTTATTACTAAGTCCGGATTTCCATAAAATAAACCGTTGGCACCAGCTTCATTAACAGAAGTCGTTGCCCATAACCCGGTCGCAATAGCGCCCCAAGTTCCACCAACACCATGTACGCCAAAGGCATCTAATGAATCATCATAACCTAATTTAGCTTTTACTACCGCTACTGAAATGTAGCAAATAATACCGCTTAATAACCCAATTAACACCGCCGGAACTGCTGTTACAAAACCAGCTGCCGGAGTAATCGCCACCAACCCAGCTACACAGCCACTCGCTGCGCCAAGCACAGTCGGTTTTCCATTATGTTTCCACTCTACAATTACCCACGAAACCATTGCTGCCGCTGCGGCAACTTGTGTTACTAAAAAGGCATTAGCCGCTAAACCATTAGCTCCTAAAGCACTACCGGCATTAAAACCAAACCAACCAAACCAAAGGATTGATGCTCCTAAAATAGTCATTGGTAAATGATGTGGCAACATCGGCGTTTTGCCAAAGCCTTTTCTTTTACCTAACATAATACATGCTACTAGACCGGAAACACCTGATAAAATATGAATTACTGTACCACCGGCAAAATCAAGTGCACCTAAATTTCTTAACCAGCCACCAACACCCCATACCCAGTGAGCCATTGGGTCATAAATGAAGGTTGCCCAAGCTAACGTAAAGACTACAAATGCCGGAAATCTCATTCTTTCGGCAAACGCTCCAGTTATCAACGCCGGAGTAATTACCGCAAACATACATTGAAATGCTACAAACGCTAATTGCGGAATAGTTGCGGCATAATCAGCATTTGCTTCTAACCCTACACCAGCTAACCCAACCCAGCTTAAATCACCAATCAAACCGTTAACATCCGGTCCAAAAGCTAAGCTATAACCGATTAAAACCCATTGTACGG
The nucleotide sequence above comes from Negativicutes bacterium. Encoded proteins:
- a CDS encoding ammonium transporter, coding for MSAGDTAWVLISSAFVFFMTPGLALFYGGMVRSKSVLTTIMQSFFIVGLITVQWVLIGYSLAFGPDVNGLIGDLSWVGLAGVGLEANADYAATIPQLAFVAFQCMFAVITPALITGAFAERMRFPAFVVFTLAWATFIYDPMAHWVWGVGGWLRNLGALDFAGGTVIHILSGVSGLVACIMLGKRKGFGKTPMLPHHLPMTILGASILWFGWFGFNAGSALGANGLAANAFLVTQVAAAAAMVSWVIVEWKHNGKPTVLGAASGCVAGLVAITPAAGFVTAVPAVLIGLLSGIICYISVAVVKAKLGYDDSLDAFGVHGVGGTWGAIATGLWATTSVNEAGANGLFYGNPDLVITQFITVLVAWGLAIVGTFVILKTLGLFMQLRVDESDEVSGIDLSEHGESAYAQNFVSGTPLAIRELSEVSGIPHVVSMQHK